The Athalia rosae chromosome 4, iyAthRosa1.1, whole genome shotgun sequence DNA segment AATCTTCGGTGAGAAACTTTGGGTATTGATCGTGCAGAAACACAGGATAGGGTCCCGTTCTCGGTAAAGGAGACTTCTCGTTACTGTGGAAACATTTGGCTGAAACTTTTAAATGTAGCTGTATGTAACAGGATCATTATCAAAGCATAATATCGTACCTAAAGTATTTTGTAGGATGAAGATGATGGGGTGTGTTCTGATCGAGCCGATATGCAACTTTCAATAAATCTTCAACCTGCACATGTCCCTGCGCATGATAAAAGCACCTGAAGTCCTCAATGGATTGTAATCGAGACATAATGATCTGGCGAGAGCAAATGCTGTAGGCAAGTGAGCACATAAGTAGAAGAGGCGGATGGGCAAATGTGAACAGATGATCCCACAGAATTAACCATTCGTCACCGCACAATACTTCACTCATCATACTTTCCAGGAGCGGCCAAACATATTCGGTAGTTGTCACACgctttttgcaaaaaaaatcaagtagcTGAGGATCATGTTCAGATAAAATGTTTTCCAGCATAGCCAAGACACTCAATGGGGGTAGAGGATGATATTCGAACCACTGCTGACAGTAGTTCAATAATATGAAGATGATAATTTCAAAAGCAAGTATGTGATTCCCCTGAAACAGTATTATGAATATTACTTCTGATTAGTAGCTCACCGATTGACGACGAAGTCACTTCATACCTGCATCACAATCAGAAATGGAAATATGAGCCTTGGTAAAAAAGTGCACTGCCTAAGCATAGGGCACCAGTGGACAAGGCAGTTGAAAATCGTAGCTAAAAACGTGGCCTTGCTTCTATTTTCTAAGGGATAGTCGTTCAGAATCCTACCCGTTAATTCATGACAAGCAATTTTGTTAGAGAGTGCAGCATAGGCGGGTCGATTCCTTGGTAACTCCAAGATTGTGGCCCAAATGAGCGTTCGATATTTGCCAGGATATTTGCcaaatttgtttaaaataaGCATCAGTCGTTCTAAATTCAATTCTTGTTTGATATCTTGTCTGACACAGCTCAAGTGATCGTTGACATCATGCACACGAGGTTGGCATGTCATTTTGACTTTGACTTTGGATTGTGGTTTCAACACCAAAAGAGTATCAGCTAATTCCAGTCTGAGACATCCCAATATGTCTATATAAACAACATGTACTCCAGAGGGAGAAATTCTCATTTGTTGAACCCTGGTCAGAAATGTACCACAGGACAGTGGTACTAAACAAGATGTGTCCAGATCAAGAAAGTATAGTCTGTGGTTGGACGATAATATGGCTGCAATTTTATTTGCACCTCCATCCAGC contains these protein-coding regions:
- the LOC105693054 gene encoding TBC1 domain family member 31 isoform X2; the encoded protein is MEAKKWISLKKTSLGYTLDTSVDEMISTSHSCRNVKYPLTHVAFDCSGERLVTADSKGLLILIELGQSMRYCRLGKVQSCTIVAFNPADSMEILVGANNGDIQIVKLNGKAKDYCSLIGHKFAVRHISHYKSYTLTSSLKEVIIWDLSSSSKIHQLRLAAAAIGVLKGGFSSQGLVAVLYRDSTLQVWKLKKLEEDIKIDAKALGLRDAKDYEFTRDGRTIILSGISNIILILNTLNWNSVKRLVLPDSLANIKELSVLPQPLDGGANKIAAILSSNHRLYFLDLDTSCLVPLSCGTFLTRVQQMRISPSGVHVVYIDILGCLRLELADTLLVLKPQSKVKVKMTCQPRVHDVNDHLSCVRQDIKQELNLERLMLILNKFGKYPGKYRTLIWATILELPRNRPAYAALSNKIACHELTGRILNDYPLENRSKATFLATIFNCLVHWCPMLRQCTFLPRLIFPFLIVMQGNHILAFEIIIFILLNYCQQWFEYHPLPPLSVLAMLENILSEHDPQLLDFFCKKRVTTTEYVWPLLESMMSEVLCGDEWLILWDHLFTFAHPPLLLMCSLAYSICSRQIIMSRLQSIEDFRCFYHAQGHVQVEDLLKVAYRLDQNTPHHLHPTKYFSFSQMFPQ
- the LOC105693054 gene encoding TBC1 domain family member 31 isoform X3, translated to MEAKKWISLKKTSLGYTLDTSVDEMISTSHSCRNVKYPLTHVAFDCSGERLVTADSKGLLILIELGQSMRYCRLGKVQSCTIVAFNPADSMEILVGANNGDIQIVKLNGKAKDYCSLIGHKFAVRHISHYKSYTLTSSLKEVIIWDLSSSSKIHQLRLAAAAIGVLKGGFSSQGLVAVLYRDSTLQVWKLKKLEEDIKIDAKALGLRDAKDYEFTRDGRTIILSGISNIILILNTLNWNSVKRLVLPDSLANIKELSVLPQPLDGGANKIAAILSSNHRLYFLDLDTSCLVPLSCGTFLTRVQQMRISPSGVHVVYIDILGCLRLELADTLLVLKPQSKVKVKMTCQPRVHDVNDHLSCVRQDIKQELNLERLMLILNKFGKYPGKYRTLIWATILELPRNRPAYAALSNKIACHELTGRILNDYPLENRSKATFLATIFNCLVHWCPMLRQCTFLPRLIFPFLIVMQGNHILAFEIIIFILLNYCQQWFEYHPLPPLSVLAMLENILSEHDPQLLDFFCKKRVTTTEYVWPLLESMMSEVLCGDEWLILWDHLFTFAHPPLLLMCSLAYSICSRQIIMSRLQSIEDFRCFYHAQGHVQVEDLLKVAYRLDQNTPHHLHPTKYFSQMFPQ